The Thermoanaerobaculia bacterium genome segment CGCCTGAATCGCTGGGCGATCCGCCGCGGCTTCCCGGTGCTCGCCTGGATAGCGCCCCGGCTGCCGCGCTGGTTCCTCTTCCTGCATGCGCGCTGGATCATCGCCGTCGTCTTCTTTTTCCACTCCAGTCCGCGGCGGGCGATCGAGCGCAATCTCGCCCGCGTTCTCGGTGCGGCGCCCGGATCGGCCGCGGTGCGGCGCGCGGCGAACGCGATGCTGCGGCATCTCGCCTACTACTGGGTGGATCTCTTCCGCTTTCCGCAGCTGCCGCGAGAGCGCCTGCGCGAGCTCATCGTCGGCGGCGACCTGCGGGCGCTCGATCCTTTGAAGGAGCTGCTCGCGAGCGGCCGGCGGGTCCTGCTGATGACCGCGCACCTCGGCAACTGGGAGCTCGGGGCGGTGATGCTCGGGCAGGCCGACATTCCGCTCGCCATCATCTACGTTCCGGACGAGTTCGAGCAGGCGGAGCAGTTCCGCAGTCACATGCGGGGCTTGTCGAACGTCAGCGAGATACCCTTACCGGCCGACGATCGCTTCGCAAGTCTCGCCGTGCTGCGGGCGTTCGGCGAGGGCCGGGTCGTGGCGCTCCAGGGGGACCGGGACTTCCGCGACAGCGGCGTCGAAATGCCTTTCTTCGGCGCAGAGACCTGCTTCCCGAATGGACCGTTTCATCTCGCACGGATGACCGGAGCGATCCTGCTGCCGACGTTCATCGCCTATGCGCCCGACCTGCGCTTCGAGGTCGTGCATGGCACGCCGATCAGTGTGGCGCGCACGGCCGATCGCGACGGCGACGTGCGCGAGGCGATGCAGAAGTGGGTCGTGACCCTGGAGGACGCGGTGCGGCGATGGCCGACGCAGTGGTACACCTTCTACGATTTCTGGCCGCAGGAGGACCACTCCGCGTGAGCCGCGTCACGCGCGTTGCCACCGCCCAGGGTCTCGTTCCGTTCTTTTCCGAGCCCGCTGTCCAGCCGCAGCCCTTTCCGCCTGCCGGCGGGCCGTGGGAGGTCGAGATCGGGTTCGGCAAAGGGCGCTACCTTCTGCGCCGCGCCACTACCGAGCCGGAGGTGCGCTTCCTCGGTATCGAGATCGCCGGCGAGTACTTCCGCCTGGTGGCCCGCCGGATCGCGCGGCGGCGGCTCGCGAACGTCGTCCTTCTGGCGGGAGATGCGCAGTATCTCGCCGGAACGATCCTGCCCCGGGGCTTCGCGCGCGCCGTCCACGTCTACTTCCCTGACCCGTGGCCGAAGACGCGCCACCAGCGGCGCCGGCTCTTCGCCCCCGAGTCGCTCGACCTCGTGCAGGGCCTTCTGGCTCCGGCGGGGAGGCTCTACTTCGCGACCGATTTCCTGGCCTATGGCGAAGAGGTGCGGCAACTCCTGGAGTCGCATCCGGGAGCGACCGTGACCGTGCACGACACTCCCTGGCCGGACGGCGCGCGCACCAACTACGAAGCGAAGTACATCGTCGAAGGCCGCCCCATCCTGCGCCTCGAAGTCGCCTTCGAAGGCGAAGCCGCGCCGCACCCCCGCGGCCTGCGCGATCTGCTCGTCGCCGCTTCCCTGGACTGCGAACCCAGCGACCGCGGCTAGTCCGCCGCAGCGCCGGGAAGCCTGCCGGTGGGTCGCTCCGTGCGATGACCGGAGTCCGAGCCAACGGCTCCGCAGTATGCTCCCGGCCGGTTGGGGTGCCGGGCCGGCGCTCACCTGTTCCGGAGCCCCTGACGACATGGCAGCCGATTCCAGGAAAGTGAACGAGCGGAGACGCAGGACGGGCCCGGGCGGTGGCGCTCGGGAGGAGGGCGCGCTCTCGAGCCCGGCGACGGTTTCGGCGATGGGCCCCGGCGGGAGGTTCCTGTCCGGATCGGGCGACAGGGTCGATATCGCTTCGGTGGTGTTCTTCCGCATCTGTTTCGGCCTGCTGATGCTGAAGCACGTCCTGGAGTACCTGGTGGGCGGGCGCCTGAGCCGCCAGTTCCTGGAGCCCATCTTCCTCTTCAAGTACGAGGGCTTCGGGTGGGTGACGCCCGGATCCCCGGCGCTGATGCACGCCCTCTTCATCGGCCTCGCCATTGCGGCAGCGATGATCGCCTGCGGACTCTTCTACCGCTGGGCGGCGACGCTCTTCTTCCTCGGTATCACGTATGTCTTCCTGCTCGACACCGCGACCTTTCAGAACCACCTCTATCTGATCAGCCTGACGAGCTTCCTGATGATCTTCGTCCCCGCGGAGCGCGCCTTGTCGCTCGACGCCCGGCGGCGTCCCGCGCTGCGCTCCGACACCCTGCCGGCCTGGGCTTTGTGGTTGCTGCGATTCCAGATCGCGGTGCCCTATTTCTACGGTGGGATCGCCAAGCTCAACTACGACTGGCTGGTGCGCGCGCAACCGATGACCGTGTGGATGTCCGAGGGCACCGAGGGCAGTTGGGGCAGGCCGCTCAGCGCCTCCTGGGGACCCTACGCCGTGAGTTGGGGCGGGGTGATGTTCGACTTGCTGATCGTGCCTGCCCTGCTCTGGCGCCGGACGCGAATTCCGGCTCTCCTTCTCGCTGTGACCTTCCACCTGACGAACTCGCAGCTGTTCACCATCGGGGTCTTTCCGTGGTTGATGATCGCAGCGACTCTCCTTTTCCTCGAGCCTGGTTGGCCCCGGCGCCTCGGAATTCCGGGGCG includes the following:
- a CDS encoding lysophospholipid acyltransferase family protein, with amino-acid sequence MQAKIPRSGAFSERLNRWAIRRGFPVLAWIAPRLPRWFLFLHARWIIAVVFFFHSSPRRAIERNLARVLGAAPGSAAVRRAANAMLRHLAYYWVDLFRFPQLPRERLRELIVGGDLRALDPLKELLASGRRVLLMTAHLGNWELGAVMLGQADIPLAIIYVPDEFEQAEQFRSHMRGLSNVSEIPLPADDRFASLAVLRAFGEGRVVALQGDRDFRDSGVEMPFFGAETCFPNGPFHLARMTGAILLPTFIAYAPDLRFEVVHGTPISVARTADRDGDVREAMQKWVVTLEDAVRRWPTQWYTFYDFWPQEDHSA
- a CDS encoding HTTM domain-containing protein, which codes for MNERRRRTGPGGGAREEGALSSPATVSAMGPGGRFLSGSGDRVDIASVVFFRICFGLLMLKHVLEYLVGGRLSRQFLEPIFLFKYEGFGWVTPGSPALMHALFIGLAIAAAMIACGLFYRWAATLFFLGITYVFLLDTATFQNHLYLISLTSFLMIFVPAERALSLDARRRPALRSDTLPAWALWLLRFQIAVPYFYGGIAKLNYDWLVRAQPMTVWMSEGTEGSWGRPLSASWGPYAVSWGGVMFDLLIVPALLWRRTRIPALLLAVTFHLTNSQLFTIGVFPWLMIAATLLFLEPGWPRRLGIPGRRAAPRGALAGASGPPTGGLSRPGRAFLAVYVAVQLLVPFRHFLYRGHVDWTEEGNRFAWRMKLRDKRGEMTFVAVDPVARKIYPLDGLEAALTPGQRRMMIHDPEMMRQFAHWLKDKMQEAGYPKLQVRARTDISLNGRPKQPLIDPEVDLASVPATFGPATWIVPLRP
- a CDS encoding tRNA (guanosine(46)-N7)-methyltransferase TrmB encodes the protein MSRVTRVATAQGLVPFFSEPAVQPQPFPPAGGPWEVEIGFGKGRYLLRRATTEPEVRFLGIEIAGEYFRLVARRIARRRLANVVLLAGDAQYLAGTILPRGFARAVHVYFPDPWPKTRHQRRRLFAPESLDLVQGLLAPAGRLYFATDFLAYGEEVRQLLESHPGATVTVHDTPWPDGARTNYEAKYIVEGRPILRLEVAFEGEAAPHPRGLRDLLVAASLDCEPSDRG